The Knoellia sp. S7-12 region CCTTCACCCATGAGCGCGAGGGCGCAGTGCGACAGCGGAGCCAGGTCGCCCGAGCAGCCGAGCGAGCCGTACTCGTGCACCACCGGCGTGATCCCCGCATTGAGGATGGCGATGTAGGTCTCGAGCGTCTTCGCCCGGATCCCGGTGCGACCGGTGGCCAGCGTGGCGATGCGCAGGAGCATGAGTGCCCGCACGACCTCGCGCTCGACCTCGGGCCCGGCACCGGCCGCATGCGACCGGACCAAGGAGCGTTGCAATTGCGCGCGCAGCTCGACCGGGATGTGTCGCGTCGCGAGCGCACCGAACCCCGTCGAGACCCCGTAGTGCGCCACCGTGTCATTCGCGAGCCCCTCGATCGTGCCGCGGGTAGCGCGGACGGCATCGAGGGCAGCCGAGGTGAGCTCGACCGGCGCACCATGACGCGCCACCTGCACGACGTCATCGATGCTGAGGTGCTCGCCGCCGAGGGCGACCGGGTGCTGCTGCGTCTGGGTGTCCGTCATGCCTCAAGCAAACCCTCGGTATGCCGGGAGCAACAGCCGCACACCCGGCATACCGTCTCGCATCGCAGACACTTCACTGCCCTCCTCGAACCGCCCACACGGCGACGGTGGCGGGTCTAACGTGCAGGTCAACGAAGACTCGGAGGACCGGATGTTCAAGAAGGTCAAGGCGGCCAAGGCCTACCTCGAGCACGGAGATGATCTCGCGGGCGGCCTCGTCCCTGACGATGCGGTCGTGATCGATGCGCCGTCCGACGCGGCCCGCCCCGCGATCGACGCCGCGCTCGACGGGAAGTTCGAGCCGGCGGCCGAGCTGCTCCGAGCGACACGCGAGGCACGGGCCTGGGCGGACCGCGACCTCGACGTCGCCAACCTCGGCCGATTGGCGCACAAGGTGCCGCAGTGGCTCGATGCCTGGCGCGAGAGCGACCCCGACAACCCCGACCTCGCCGTCGTCGATGCCCGCAGACTCGTCGAGCAGGCGTGGGAGCAGCGGTCGCACAACGACGCCAGCCAGGTGAGCGAGGAGCAGTTCGCGGCCTTCCACGAGACGCTCGAGCACGCCACCCAGCGGATCCAGCAGGCCGTGGACGGTTCACCCGGGGATCCGGTGCCGTGGGCACTCGCCCTCCGCCACGCGCGCGGGACGGAGGCTGACCGGGACACGTTCAATGGTTATCTCCACGCCCTCGAGTCGACCGACCCGCACCACTACGGCGCCCGGTGGGAAGCCATGCAGTACCTCTGCGCAAAGTGGTTCGGTTCGCACGAGCAGATGTTCGCGTTCGCCCAGGCGAGCGTCGATGCCGCCCCCCGAGAGTCACGGGTCCAGATGCTGCTCCTCGACGCCGTGCTCGAACACCTCGCATCCGACGGGTCGGCACTCGCAGCCAACCGCGACCGCGTCGAGGAAGCTGTCACACGAGCCAGCGGCTATCTCGATGCCAACCCGGACGATGGCCACCACCTCACCGCCCGGACCCGCAACCTTCTCGCGCGGGTGCTCTTCCACCTCGAGCGGCACCGCGAGGCGTACGAGCAGCTGCAGGCCATCGGCCCGTATGCAACGTCCTACCCATGGGGTTATTGGGGCGATGCCCGCGAGGAGTTCCTCACCCACCGCTCCCACATCGTCACCCTGGCGGCCGGCGCGTCATGACATCGATGATCCTGCTCGTCCGGGCGCCGTCAGCCGAACTCCAGCGACCCGTCATCTGGGCGAGGACCGGCGTGCGGTTGGTCGACAGTGAGCGGGCCGGCTGGACCATCGCCGATGTCGGCGAGCCGAACCAGGCGGCACTCGAACGGGTCGCCGAGGAGGTCAGCGCGTTCGGCCCTGCCCTGCTCCTCGTGGTCGGCGATCTCCGGACCGGGGTGCAGCTGTGGCTGGGAGGCCAGCGGCGAGCCCGGGTCGGCTGGAGCTCGGGCGAGGTCAACGCCCTGCCTGCGGCGGAGGCAAAGGCCATCGCGTCGCTGTTCGCGTCCGCCATGGAGGTTGACAGTGGCCCGGTGGCGCGGATCCTGCGGGAGGCGACGACCCCCGATCGCGCACGCCGCGCCTTCATGGCCGCCCTGCTCGCTCCGGTTCCCAGTCACTTCGGACGACACGGGAGCGGCCCTCTCGACTCCGAGCGCACGACCGTCGTCCCCCGCCACGGCATCATCGACGCCATGGTCGACGAGACCTGGGGCCACTGAGACTGCCGGCTCAGCCCCCGCCGGCTGCCAGACCAACCGGCCCGCCGGTCCAAGAGTCAGGCGGGGTTGCAGCCCGTCGCAGCCGTGGCGAATCGTTCGATGGCCAGCCGCGCAGCCGTGGGGCTCGACGCCCCGTTCTCGACGATCGAGAAGATCCGCTCCCGACCATCCACGCCGTAGGCCGTGCCCGACAGCGACACGACATCGCTGAGCCACCCGGTCTTGGCACGCACCTTGCCGCGGGCGCAGGAGGTGTCAGCGGTGGCAAAACGAGTCTTCAACGTCCCTGAGACGCCGGCGGTCGGCATCCCGGTCGGTGCGTAGAAGACCTGGTTGATGGCGGCGTCACGTCGCGCGCCCAGGAGCAGGCTCGTCATCGTGGCGCCCGACAGCCGATTCGAGCGCGAGAGCCCCGAGCCGTCCTGAACCGCGAAACCCGAGGTGTTGACTCCCCGCGCCTTGAGGACGGCCAGTGCGTGACCATTGGCTGCCGCCCACGTCGCGCCCTTGCCGGCCGCGAGCGATGACTGACGATGGATGTTCTCGGCATAGTCGTTGTTCGACGTGTTGATCAGCTGCGCCACGAGCGTCCCGACGTAGAGCGACGTGGCACTGTCCAGCGTGGTGGCACCGGGAGCGACCTTCGCCCGGGCGGTGGACGAGACCGAGATCCCGAGCCGCTTGAGCTCGTTGCTGAAGATCACTCCGGCATCGAGTCCAGTGTCCATCACGTCTCGTCCCCCCACGACCAGCGCCCGCACAGGAGTAACGTCCCCAGGGATGTAGCTCGTCTTCCAGCCGATCGCCGACGTCGGTGCCGGGAAGAGCGAGTCGTCCACCCGGACCGCGACGGACTTGACGCCGGCCCGCGCGAGGGCTGAGCGGGTCGTGGCTGCCATCTCCCTCGCCCGGGTGACCGTGAGGCCCGGATCACCACCACCCACGAGCCACACCGTGCTCTTGGTCGAGTTTGTCTTGACGTGCGTCAGCAGCGTCTTGTTCCTCGCCATCGTGGCGATCGCGACGAAGGCGGTCGTGAGCTTCTCGTTGGACGCCGGCATCAGGGCGAGCGAGGCGTTGCGGCTGTAGATCACCGCTCCGGTCGAGGCGTCGATGACCACGGCACTGACCCGGCTGCCCAACGCAGGGTCCTTGCCTGCGGCCGTGAGGCGTTGGGGGATGGAGCGGGTGTCCACTGCAGCAGCGGCCAGTTGTCCGGAACGCGGCGCGGCGAGCGTGTCCGCAGGGGCATCCGGCGGCGGCAAGGACTCGGGCCGCGGAGACGGGGCGGACTGCCCAGTCGCACTTGCGGGGTGGACGGCCACCCCTCCGGCGAGAGCGAGGGCGGCGACGGTGGCCACAACACTCGCGAGGATCGATCTGCCTGCTCGGCTGGGGGTCATGACTAGGAGCGTGGCACGAGAATGACTAGTCCGCTCGGCGAGCGGAGCCGACCCGACGGCCCCTCGCGACCAGGGGCACGCCGAATCTCAGGCCCGAGAGGCGACGACGCCGTCCTCGTCGACCCAGACCTGTTGTCCGGGAATGAAGTCCACTCCCCCGAACGAGACCGCGACGTCTCACTCGCCGACTCCGTCCTTGGAGCTCTTGCGTGGGTTGGAGCCGAGGGCCACCGCACCCAGTGGCAGGTCGCGCAGCGCCACGACGTCGCGCACCGCCCCGTGGATGACGACGCCGGCCCAACCCTGCGCGACGGCCGATGCCGCAATGAGGTCGCCCATGAGCGCAGACTCGAGCGACCCGCCGCCATCGACGACGAGAACCCGCCCGTGGCCCGGCTCCGCGAGCGCTGCTTTGACGAGGGCGTTGTCGCGGTGACAGCGGATCGTGCTGATCACCCCGGTGTATGCCGTGTGCCCGCCATAGTGACGCAGCTGCACCGAACAGGATTGGAGCGTGTCGCCGCGCTCGTCCCACAGATCGGCGGTGGAGATATCGGGGATGTCGGGGTCGCTCATGCCACATCCTCCTTGATGGCGAGGACCGAGCAGCGGGCCTCGAGGAGGATCCGATGCGCGACCGAGCCCATGATGAGTTTGCCGACGAGGGTGCGGTGGCGCAGCCCGATGACGATGACCGAGGCCGATCGCTCGCCGGCCACCTTGACGATGGCGTCGGCCGGGTCGCTGCCCTCCTCGATGCGCACCACCTCGATGTCGACGCCGAGCTCGGCGACGTCACGTTCGACCCGGGCGAGGTCCTCGGACTTGGCCCGGTGTGCGTCGACGAGGACGTCGTCACGAGACATGTTGATGACGAGCAGGGGCTCGGCGCGGGGACGGTGGCCCTGCCCAAGGGGATGAGCGCCGAGACCGCTCGGTTGGTCGAGGGGGCGCTCACGGGGGCAGAGCGCGCGCTGTCAGCCACTCAGGTGGCCGACGTCGTCGGCACCTCGCGGGTCAGCGCCCGGCGCTATCTCGAGCACTACGTCGCCGTGGGTCAGGCCGATGTGCACCTGCGCTACGGCACCGGCCGCCCCGAGCGTCTCTACCGCTGGCTCGGCTGACTCCTCCCCCCTGTGCGAGCTCGCCTCCGCCAGCAGCAGCTGACCCCCGTCCCGAACTCACCAATTCCTCCTCTCCGGGACGCGACACGCCGTGTGTGTCGCGTCCCGGCGGAGGGGAATTGGCGAGTTCGGGACGCGACGCTGCGTGCGCTTGTGGTGAGTCACGCGGCGGCGTATGCCGGCGTGCCGGCGAGCGCTGCGTAGCGGCCTCCCAGCGCGAGGAGTTCGCGGTGCGTGCCTCGCTCGACGATGTGACCGTGGTCAAGGACCGCGATCTCGTCGGCGTCCTCGATGGTGGAGAGCCGGTGCGCGATGGTGATCGTCGTGCGGCCGCGGACGAGTTCGTCGAGCGCCTTCTGAACAGCACGCTCGGTGTCGTTGTCGAGGGCACTTGTGGCCTCGTCGAGGACGAGCACCTTCGGGTTGCGCAGGATGGTGCGAGCGATCGCGATGCGCTGCTGCTCACCGCCGGAGAACCGGTGTCCGCGAGCGCCGACAACGGTGTCGAGTCCCTCAGGGAGGGTGCCGACGAGGTCAGCGACCTGGGCTGCGCCAAGGGCCCGCCACAGCTCGGCCTCGGTCGCGTCGGGCGCTGCCAGGAGCAGGTTCTCGCGGATCGAGGCGTGCACGAGGTAGGTCTCCTGCGACACGACCCCCACGATGCGGGCGAGCACCTCGGGATCGAGGTCACGCAGGTCGACACCGTCGACAGTCACGCGACCGGACGTGGGGTCATGGAGCCGGGCGACGAGCGAGGCGATCGTCGACTTGCCGGAGCCGGTGTGGCCGACCAGCGCCAGGGAGCCACCGGCCGGGACCACAGCGTTGATGTCGGCGACAGCGAGAGGCGAGTGCGCGGCATACGCAAAGGAAACGTTCTCGAAGCGGATCTCTCCGCGCACGCTCTCCGGGTCGAGCGAAACCGGCGCAACCGGCGCGGCGACGTCGGGGATGAGGTCGAGGTACTCGAAAACCCTTGAGAACAGGGCCATCGAGGACACCCACTGGGCGCCGACGTTGAGCAGACCCATGAGGGGGCGGAAGATGCCGGCCTGGAGCGTGGTGAAGGCGATGAGCGTCCCGATGGTCATGCCGCCGGAGGTCGCGGGGAGCCCGGCCACCAGATAGATGAGCGCGGGGATCGCCGAGAAGATGATCTGCATCGTGGCCATGCGCCAGCGACCGGCGAGCTGCGAGCGCAGTTCGAGGTCGACCAGCTCCTCGGAGGTGTCCGCGAAACGGTCGGCGTGACGGCGACCTGCGCCGAGGGTCTTGGACAGGCGCACGCCCGAGACGGACAGGCTCTCCTCGATCTGGACGTTGAGATCGGCGCGACGGGCCTGCTGACGGGCGGTGACCTCGCGGCGGATGAGCGCCACGCGGCGGGTCATCCACACCGCCGGCGGGATGACGATGAGCGAGAGGAGCGAGAGCCGCCACGAGAGGGCGACCATCGCGACCGAGGTGGCGATCGCGGTCGTGAGGTTCGAGGCGATGGAGGTCGCGGTCGTGGTGACGACGCCCTGCATGCCGTTGATGTCGTTGGTGAGGCGCGACTGGACTTCACCGGCGCGGGTGCGCGTGAAGAAGCCCAGCGACTGCTGCTGCAGGTGGGCGAAGAGGTCGGTGCGCAGGCGGTGCATGACGCGCTGGCCCACGCCGGTGGACATCCAGGTCTGCACGACGCCGAGGATCTGGGTGGACGCGGCGACGGCGACCATGGCGGCCACGGAGAGCACGAGCAGGCGCACGTCCTGCTGCGGGATGGCGGTGTCGACGACCTCGCGCACGAGGAACGGCTGGGCCATCGAGATGATCGAGGTGACGATGATGATCGCGGTGACGATGCCGATGGGGCGACCGAATCCGCGGAAGAGGTTGGTGACCCGCTTGAGCGGGACGGGGGCGAACTCGAGCTGGACGCGGTCACGCGGGTCGATCTTCATCGGCCCACCACCGCCGCCGCCACGTCCGCCCGTCCCCATCCCCTTGCCGCCGGGGAGGCGGGTGCTGCTGTCCTTGGGAGCTTCCTGGGTTGTGACTGTCATGGAGGCTCTCCCTTCTGTTGAGCTGAAGTACATTAGTGAGGTTAACTCACAATGAGTCAAACAGGCTAATGACGACTACTATTCCCGTATGCCGTCCGCCCCCGCCTCGTCCACCTCCGAACCCGCTCTGGGCGAGCTCGTCATGCAGGTGGCCCGGGGACTGCGCCGCCGGTTCGCGGAGACGCTGGAGCCTTGGGGCGTCACGCCACACGAGTCGCGGGCGCTGCGGGTCATTGGGTCGCACGAGCCGACGCGCCTCGGTGTGGTCGCGCAGCACCTGCGCATCGCACCCCGCTCGGTGACCGATGTCGTCGACTCCCTCGAGGCGCGCGGCTTCGTGGCACGAGAGCCGGATCCGACCGACCGTCGCGCCACCCAGGTGGCGTTGACGGCCGACGGGCGCAAGGTGCTCGACGAACTGGACGCTGCGCGACGGGCCGACCACGAGAGCTACTTCGCCGACCTCAGTGAACGCGACCGGGCCACCCTGGCCCGTATCCTCAACGGACTCATCGACGACCACTGACCCCAGCCGCCCGGCGCCCGCTCGTAGATTCCTATTTGGCCTCTGGGATCATTCGCAGCTCTGCCGCCACGAGTCGTCGCAACATCTCCGGTGGCATTCCGCCGTGCGCACGGATCGCGAGAGCCACGACGGCCCCACTGACGGCGTGTGCAAGTGCGAGCGTGTCGGTGTCGGCAGGAATCTGCCCGTCTCGGACGCCAAAGTCGAGTTTGGCCTGAAAGCGGCGCACCCCTTCATCGCCGATGGCTGCAAGCGCGCGCCCGACATCACTGTCGTGGTTCTCCAGGCTGACCGCGGAGAGGGTGACCAGACACCCGAGGCGTGTCCCCGGCGCGGAGATCACGTTGACGGTGCCGTCGAAGAAGTGTCGGAATGCATCTTTCACGGACGGCTCCGGTTCGAAGGCGTCCCACATGGGCTCCCAGAAGGTGCGCTGGTAGTGGTCGACGACGTCGAGGAAGAGCTGCGCCTTGCTGCCAAACGCTGCATACAGGCTCGGCGGATTGATTCCGATCCCCGCGCAGAGCTGACTCACGGAGGTCGCCTCATAGCCGCGCTCCCAGAACATGTCCATCGCGGATTCGAGTGCCAGTTGTTTGTCGAAGCCCCGGCTGCGCCCGCGCATCGTGCTGCTCGGTGTCCCGATGGACATGGTCGCCTCCTGGAGTTGACGGATTACTGTAGTGATCACTACAGTAACATTTGTAGCGCTCGCTACAGAAGCCCGTTCCGACGCAAGGAGTCCACATGTCCGACACGACATATGTCCAGGAGTACAACGCCGTGGTGGAGGCGCTCACCAAGTACCTCCAGGGCTGCGCCAAAGGCGACAGCTCGATCATGCAGCCGGCCTTCCACCCTGACGCGGCGATGTTCAGCGTTGCTGAGTCCGCGGTAGTGCGTGCACCGATCCAGGCGCTGTTCGAGGGAATCGACAACGAATTCGAGCCTTCGACCCCGAATTCGGCAATCGTGACCGTGGATATCGTCGGCACCGTCGCCAGTGCGCGAGTCGACTCCGACGACCTCGCCGGCTTCCGCTTCAGTGACTTCTTCCACCTGCTCAAGACGAACGACGAGTGGCAGATCGTGGCAAAGACGTTCCACACCCACTCCGGCCCCGCGAGCTGACGCGCACTGACATCGGGCGGACCCTTCGCGCAGCCCTGGTGGCTTGCCGAACGGGACCCGAACGCGGCCCAGGTCGCTGGCATCTTTAAGGAGCTTTCTTGTCTGCAACACTTCTCGAGCCATACACGATCCGTGGAGTGGCCTTCCGCAACCGCATCGCCATGTCACCGATGTGCATGCACTCGGCGACAGCCGAGGGGGTCGCTACCGACTTCCACGTCATGCACTACGGATCCCGTGCCCTCGGGGGTGCGGGCCTGGTCATGACGGAGACCGCAGCGGTCGCCCCGAACGGCCCGATCGGCCCCGGCGATCTTGGGATCTGGGACGACGCGCACATCCCGAACCTCCGACGCATCATCGACGCCGTGCATTCGGTCGGCGGCCGGATCGGTGTGCAGATCGGCCACGCCGGTCGCCAGCTCGGCCTACCCGAGCTGACTGCCGTTGCCCCATCCGCGATCGCCTGGGGACCGGGCTCCCGCGTGCCTGAGGAGCTGACCCAGGAAGGCATCACGGAGATCGTGGAAGCGTTCGGTTCCGCCACTGTGCGAGCGATCAAGGCAGGGTTCGACGTCATCGAGGTGCACGCGGCCCACGGCTTCCTCCTGAACGAGTTCCTCTCCCCGATCTCTAACAAGCGCAACGACGAGTACGGCGGAGATCATGCGCGGCGGTACCGCATTGTCCGCGAAGTCCTCGACGCCGTTCGGGCAATCTGGGACGGGCCCCTGTTCGTCCGAATCTCCTCGACCGACTACGTCGAGGGTGGCAACACTCCGGAGGACTTCGTGGTCTTCGGCCGATGGATGAAGGAGCAGGGCGTAGACCTCATCGACGCCTCATCCGGCGGCACCGCACCCGTCAAGGTCCCCTCATTCCCGGGGTACCAGGTTCCCGCCGCGGAGCTCATCCGTCGCGAGGTCGGTGTTCTCACCGGTGCAGTGGGAGGAATCGAGACTGGCCAGCAGGCGGAGGACATCCTGCGAAATGGACGTGCTGACTTGGTGTTCATTGGTCGCGAAATGCTCAAGGACCCGTTCTGGGCTCGCACCGCTGCCGATGATCTTCGGCAGCCGATCCAACCGCCGGCGCAGTACACCCGGTACGGATCTGCGTGGCAGCGCACCCAGCCGCCGCTGCCCGCAGCCCCGCTCTCCGACACCGTCGCGGCGTAGGGCTCGCCGCGCGTCTGGCCCACGCAGGGGGAACGCGAGGATGACCCGCGGCGGGTATGCCGCCCGCTCAGTCCGGACCAACCCGTTCTCGGCTGCGCCGATACAGTGCGCGTATGCCGTGTGCTCGATGTCTCGTTGCGCCTCCCCGCGAGTGGTGCGCATGACCAAGGCGGGGACTCGGGCCAGCAACAGCGCTCCCGCAGCGGGGCACGCACTCGACGTGCTGGAGCTGCTCGCTCGCCGGGGTGAGCCGCTGCCTGCCGCGACCGTGGCACGCGAGCTCGGGCTCCCCCGCTCCAGCACCTATCACCTGCTCGCCGTGCTGCGGGAGCGCGGATACGTCTCGCACCTCGAAGGTGAGCGGCGCTACGGACTGGGCGTCGCGGCATACGAGCTGGGTTCGGCCTATCAGCGGCAGGCGCCGCTGCAACGCATCGCCCGAAGCACGCTCGACAAACTTGTCGACGCCACCGGTCACAACGCACACCTCGCCGTGCTGCACGGACGCGATGTCCTCTATGTCATCGAGCAGCGCGCGCCCAAGGGTCCGGTGCTCGTGTCCGACGTCGGCGTCCGGTTGCCCGCGACCCTCACCGCGACCGGGCTCGCCCTGCTCGCCTCGCTGTCGGCCGGGCAGATCCGTGCACTCTTCCCGCATGCCGACACGTTGGTGCAGCGCGACGGCCATGGACCGGTGACGATGAGCCAGTTGCGCTCACTTCTCCAAGCCGTCAGGCAACGCGGGTATGCCGTGGAGGACGGTCACATCACCAGTGGGCTGAAGTCCGTGGCCGTGGCCGTGCTCGACCACAGCGACCATCCGGTGGCGTCGGTCGCGGTGACGTTCCGCTCCGAGCTGGTCGACGACGCGACCTTCGGGCAGATCGTGAACGCGGTCGGTCACGCGGCCGACGACCTGTCTGTCCGACTGCATGGCCAGACCCGCCCGCCTCGCCGCCCCGCACCGTAAGTGGGGCACCCACCCCGCCACTTACGGTGCGGTGGCTCCGGCTGTGAGGGCGGGCTCGTGGTCCTCGTCGCGCAGAGGGTGGGCGATCTCGTCGGCCGGCAGTTTGGCCCAGAGGATCGCGATGACCGCGATGATCCCGGGCGCGACGCCGGCGATGAGGAAGGTCGGACGGATGCCGATGGCCTCCGAGACCGGTCCAGCCATCGCCATCGAGACGGGCATGAGCGAGATCGACACGAAGAAGTCGAGGCTCGACACCCGGCCCATGAGGTGCGGCGGCACTCGGCGCTGCAGGAGCGTGCCCCAGATGACCATCGGGGCCGAGAAGGTCGTGCCCAGGACGAAAGCCGCAGCAATGACGATCCAGATGTGACCGGCATACCCGATCACCGCGAGCGGGAGCGAGCCCACGCCCCACAGGAGGTTCATCCAGGTGAGGTAGCGCCGCGGCATCCGCAACGACGCCATGACGAGGGAGCCGACTGCGCCACCGATGCCGAACGCGGCCAGGACCCAGGCGTGCTCGCGTGGGCCGCCGCCGAGACGGTCCTTGATGAGGAAGGGGACAAGGACTTCGAACGGCCCCATCATCACGAGGATCATGAGGCTGGCGAACAGGAGCGTCGCGAGCAGCCACGGGGTGCGCACCATGTAGGAGAAGCCCTCGCGCATGTCGGCGTAGGCGGAGGCGATGGGGTGCTGCGCATGGCTCTCGTCGAGCTGTCGGCGCAGGGGCGTCTCGGGGACGGCCATGAGGGCGAGCAGGCCGAGGAGGACAGAGATCGCGGCGATGGTGATGGCCGCTCCGGGGCTGGCGGCGGCGATGGCGGCGCCTGCCACCGCCGGTCCGATGGCCTGGCCGATCGTGGGTCGCACCATGCCCTCGAAGCCGTTGACCGCCATGAGATCACGCTGCTCGACGAGCGCGGGCAGCCATGCGGTGTAGGCGGGGAAGTAGAACGCCATCGCCATGCCGTTGACGAACGCGACCGTCGCGAGCATCCACAGCTGGGTGATGTCGAGGAGCGACAAGGTGGCGACCAACGCCATGCAGAGGAGCTCGACGCCGGCAACGACAAGCAGGATGCGCTTCTGCGGGATGCGGTCGGCGACGACGCCAGCGAGCAGCGCGGGGATGATCACGCCGAGTGCCGCAGCCGTGGCGACGACACTCAGTTGCGACGCACCGCCCCCGATGCGGACGACCTCCCACACCTGCGCGATCGCCCACACACCGTTGGCGAACGTCGAGAAGACCAGGGCAATGGCAAGGCGTCGGTATGCCGCGCCGCGGAAGGGTGTGAGGGCGCGCGGCAACTTCCGCTCGGTCGGCTCAGCCGACGCGGGCGCGGTGGTGTCGTCAGTGTTGGTGTCCGGGCTGGGCATGTCCTGAATCCTCATATCTCAAGTCAGCTTGAGGTCAAGCCCACCGTGGACTCACCCGCTGACTCGAGGTGTGAGCCAAGCCTCCACCCGAGCACTGACATCGCGCCACCGGGTTACGGGGTTGGGGTCTCCAAGTCGAAGTAGTACGAAACGCCGCGCTCACCTCGGGGCGCTCGGCGTTTCGTACTACCTCGACTCAGCTGTTGCTCAACTGAGGAGGGACTCGCTCAGGACGCGACCCTCGTTCGCGGCCGGCGGCTCCACTCCCAGGAGGTGGCTGATCGTCGCGGCGAGGTCGATGTGGCGGGGTGCGCGTGGCTTGACGCCCGGACGCACCCGGTGGCCCGAGAGCACGAGCGGGACGTCGAGTTCGGCGCGCCCCCCGTGGCGACCGTCCGACCCCTCTCCCGGCACCGTCACGAACAAGGCATAGGGCTCACGGGTCTCGACCAGGAGCTGGCCGTACTGCGGCGCCATCCGCATCGCCTTCTGCTCGGCTTTGGTGAAGACCCCGCTCACTCCCTCGATCCCGGCGAAGACGTCAGCAACCTGCGCCACCGCCGCCGACGACCCGGCCAACGACCCCAGCAGGTGCACCGACGCGATCGACCCACCACCGACGAACACGACCTGCGTGTCCGGGTTCTTCGGTCGCCCACCACTCGACACATACTCCGCCTTGAAGCCAGCAGTCGCCAATCGCTCGATCGCCAACGCGCCCAGCGGAATTCGCCACTCGCTCATCCCGTGATCAGCGGTCACGAGCCACGTCGTCCGACCGAACAGGTCCGCGTCCTTGACCGCAGCGATGAGCCGCCCGATCGCCGCGTCAGTCTCCCGCAACGTCTCCAGCATCCGAGGGTCGCGCGGCCCCCACAAGTGCCCGTCTCCATCGACGTCACTCGAATACACCGCGAGGAAGTCGGGCGGCGCCGGCAGCGTCACCGTCGTCGACCCACTGCGCACCGGCTGCCCCGAAATCATCGCGATGGCGTCATCCACCCGAGCATCGATCCGCCCGCCGGGCTGGGTGTAGAGACCACCCAGATCCCCATAGGCCACACCCTTGTTCTCCATGATGAACCACTGCGCGGAGCCGATGGTCACACCCTGCCGCCGCAGCGACTGCCCCAGTCCCTCGACCGCGCTGTCGCGACTCTGGCCTCTCGCGACACCAGCCGCAGCATCGAACCAGTAGGCCGCGTTTTGCGTCCGGTCGGGATAGGTCCCGCACGAGATCGACGTCCACGACGGGTTCGTGATGGTCGTCATGACCCCTTGGCTCTTGGTCACTGACCCGCGCCGCACGAGCGACATCAGGTTCGGCAGGTCCACCCGCCCGTCGAGGTACTCGAGGTCGAAACCGTCCAACGCCAACAGGATGACGTGTCCTCGGGGACGGGACGACACGGCATACGCCGAGGTTGCGGAGGCCAGGGGCGCGGCCGCGAGCGTTCCGGCGACGACGGCGCCGCCGAGCAGGGAGCGGCGGGAGACGGGAGGC contains the following coding sequences:
- a CDS encoding D-alanyl-D-alanine carboxypeptidase, which translates into the protein MTPSRAGRSILASVVATVAALALAGGVAVHPASATGQSAPSPRPESLPPPDAPADTLAAPRSGQLAAAAVDTRSIPQRLTAAGKDPALGSRVSAVVIDASTGAVIYSRNASLALMPASNEKLTTAFVAIATMARNKTLLTHVKTNSTKSTVWLVGGGDPGLTVTRAREMAATTRSALARAGVKSVAVRVDDSLFPAPTSAIGWKTSYIPGDVTPVRALVVGGRDVMDTGLDAGVIFSNELKRLGISVSSTARAKVAPGATTLDSATSLYVGTLVAQLINTSNNDYAENIHRQSSLAAGKGATWAAANGHALAVLKARGVNTSGFAVQDGSGLSRSNRLSGATMTSLLLGARRDAAINQVFYAPTGMPTAGVSGTLKTRFATADTSCARGKVRAKTGWLSDVVSLSGTAYGVDGRERIFSIVENGASSPTAARLAIERFATAATGCNPA
- a CDS encoding universal stress protein, coding for MSRDDVLVDAHRAKSEDLARVERDVAELGVDIEVVRIEEGSDPADAIVKVAGERSASVIVIGLRHRTLVGKLIMGSVAHRILLEARCSVLAIKEDVA
- a CDS encoding ABC transporter ATP-binding protein → MGTGGRGGGGGGPMKIDPRDRVQLEFAPVPLKRVTNLFRGFGRPIGIVTAIIIVTSIISMAQPFLVREVVDTAIPQQDVRLLVLSVAAMVAVAASTQILGVVQTWMSTGVGQRVMHRLRTDLFAHLQQQSLGFFTRTRAGEVQSRLTNDINGMQGVVTTTATSIASNLTTAIATSVAMVALSWRLSLLSLIVIPPAVWMTRRVALIRREVTARQQARRADLNVQIEESLSVSGVRLSKTLGAGRRHADRFADTSEELVDLELRSQLAGRWRMATMQIIFSAIPALIYLVAGLPATSGGMTIGTLIAFTTLQAGIFRPLMGLLNVGAQWVSSMALFSRVFEYLDLIPDVAAPVAPVSLDPESVRGEIRFENVSFAYAAHSPLAVADINAVVPAGGSLALVGHTGSGKSTIASLVARLHDPTSGRVTVDGVDLRDLDPEVLARIVGVVSQETYLVHASIRENLLLAAPDATEAELWRALGAAQVADLVGTLPEGLDTVVGARGHRFSGGEQQRIAIARTILRNPKVLVLDEATSALDNDTERAVQKALDELVRGRTTITIAHRLSTIEDADEIAVLDHGHIVERGTHRELLALGGRYAALAGTPAYAAA
- a CDS encoding MarR family transcriptional regulator, producing MPSAPASSTSEPALGELVMQVARGLRRRFAETLEPWGVTPHESRALRVIGSHEPTRLGVVAQHLRIAPRSVTDVVDSLEARGFVAREPDPTDRRATQVALTADGRKVLDELDAARRADHESYFADLSERDRATLARILNGLIDDH
- a CDS encoding TetR/AcrR family transcriptional regulator, encoding MSIGTPSSTMRGRSRGFDKQLALESAMDMFWERGYEATSVSQLCAGIGINPPSLYAAFGSKAQLFLDVVDHYQRTFWEPMWDAFEPEPSVKDAFRHFFDGTVNVISAPGTRLGCLVTLSAVSLENHDSDVGRALAAIGDEGVRRFQAKLDFGVRDGQIPADTDTLALAHAVSGAVVALAIRAHGGMPPEMLRRLVAAELRMIPEAK
- a CDS encoding nuclear transport factor 2 family protein, encoding MSDTTYVQEYNAVVEALTKYLQGCAKGDSSIMQPAFHPDAAMFSVAESAVVRAPIQALFEGIDNEFEPSTPNSAIVTVDIVGTVASARVDSDDLAGFRFSDFFHLLKTNDEWQIVAKTFHTHSGPAS
- the namA gene encoding NADPH dehydrogenase NamA, with the translated sequence MSATLLEPYTIRGVAFRNRIAMSPMCMHSATAEGVATDFHVMHYGSRALGGAGLVMTETAAVAPNGPIGPGDLGIWDDAHIPNLRRIIDAVHSVGGRIGVQIGHAGRQLGLPELTAVAPSAIAWGPGSRVPEELTQEGITEIVEAFGSATVRAIKAGFDVIEVHAAHGFLLNEFLSPISNKRNDEYGGDHARRYRIVREVLDAVRAIWDGPLFVRISSTDYVEGGNTPEDFVVFGRWMKEQGVDLIDASSGGTAPVKVPSFPGYQVPAAELIRREVGVLTGAVGGIETGQQAEDILRNGRADLVFIGREMLKDPFWARTAADDLRQPIQPPAQYTRYGSAWQRTQPPLPAAPLSDTVAA